GTTTCATGGAGAGATCGAGCGACAACAAAACCCCTGGCACAATCATCGGGGTCAGGTCATCGCTATGCCAAAGATTGCTACTAACTACGAGATTTGGAGTTCATAATGACGGGCATCCGAAACTTCCATGTACTCCAAAGCTCTGCATTCTCGATTAGCTCAGTCATGAATTGAGCAACATTAGATCGCGTGGTAGGACGGCCAGTAAAGATACCCGTGACTGGGGACTCTTTGATGTCGTAGGTCGAAACCTCGGCATCGATTAATGTGTCCGGGCGGACTATGCACCATTCGACGTGATTGTTCTCCTTACCCACTTTGCTACGCAGGTGCTCAGCCGCAGTCTCATTATCCCTTTGCGGAGGTACAGTGTAACGCAAGAGCGTAATCAGTACCCGTTCAATCCACGTCCGCTGCTCTCCGAGATCGGGATTCCGGACACCAACCGTGTTCATAAGAATGAATTTGGCAGGTATGGGTGGTCTATTCTTTTCGATCGCGTTACATAAACGTCGTGTCGCGTCTGTGCATAAATTTCGCGGTTTTCCAAATATTCCCTTGAAGTTCGGGTTATGTCCCAGGCACGAGGCAACGGTATCACAGTTCTTTACATGCTCTGCCAATTGCTCATCGGTCAAGTCGAGAACACTAGCCGTTATGACCGTCGTATTTGGATTTTCCAGAATCTCGGCGGTGAGGTTGTGAGACGAGCGGACAATAATGCGAACTCTGTGATTCTTGTCCAGCAACTGTTCCACCAGGGGCCGTCCCGTATTGCCCGTCGCTCCAACCACTAATATGGTCATCATTGGTGTCCTCTTTCGGTGCTAATGGATAACAGTGCACACAAGGTCATAAAACGTGATCTTGTATGTCGTCAAAGTAATATGGTTCAGTAGTGATCTTGCTACAAAAAAGTGGACACTGCTAGTAGTCATATTGCCTGGTTGAACTTCATGTTTTCATATTCGACCGGGGATCTGTATCCCAAGGTTGAGTGCTTCCTGGACCGGTTGTAAAAGCTCTCCATGTACTCGAACAGAGAGCGTCTGGCCTGCTCCCGGGTATGGTAGATTTCGTGATAGACCAGCTCCGTCTTCAAGGTATGGAAAAAACTCTCGGCTACAGCGTTGTCGTAGCAGTTACCCCGGCCGCTCATGCTCTGGATCGCCTTTGACCTGCTCAGCAGGGCAACGAACGGTTCGCAGGCATATTGTACGCCCCGGTCCGAGTGGAACACCAGGCCAGGCAGGGGTTGGCATCCTTTAACGGCCATCTCGAAGGCGGGGATAGTGGTGTCGGTGGCCTCCATCCGATCACTCATGGACCAGCCGACGATCTTGCGGTTGTAAAGGTCCATGACCACTGTGAGGTAGAGCCAGCCCGCCAGGGTGCGGATATAGGTGATATCCG
This genomic stretch from Candidatus Neomarinimicrobiota bacterium harbors:
- a CDS encoding SDR family oxidoreductase; amino-acid sequence: MTILVVGATGNTGRPLVEQLLDKNHRVRIIVRSSHNLTAEILENPNTTVITASVLDLTDEQLAEHVKNCDTVASCLGHNPNFKGIFGKPRNLCTDATRRLCNAIEKNRPPIPAKFILMNTVGVRNPDLGEQRTWIERVLITLLRYTVPPQRDNETAAEHLRSKVGKENNHVEWCIVRPDTLIDAEVSTYDIKESPVTGIFTGRPTTRSNVAQFMTELIENAELWSTWKFRMPVIMNSKSRS